A single genomic interval of Microbacterium sp. LWO14-1.2 harbors:
- a CDS encoding LacI family DNA-binding transcriptional regulator, protein MKRSTGTPRLIDVAQAAGVSLASASRAMTGGSGISQSVAEHVRRIAKELGYEPDLHARGLAGGLVPTIGLLVHEIGDPYFSEIASGVIRSATLENRSVQIAQADRTPESELAQVQSLRRQRVGSIIIAGSGYSDPAHEERMTTALADFAQAGGRAAAIGRHHLAIDSVLPDNHGAGVSIGRHLADLGHRRIGVVAGPLELNTVTDRIAGLREGLTDADAELAVVSHAFTREGGMVGARDLLDRGLTAIVGLNDAMAIGILSELRQHGIRVPDDLSVVGFDDIAVAADVAPALTTARIPMFEMGQHAVSLILRPESDEPRTVTTTHELIVRDSSGPPRS, encoded by the coding sequence ATGAAGCGCAGCACCGGCACACCGCGCCTGATCGACGTCGCCCAGGCCGCAGGGGTGTCGCTCGCCAGCGCCTCACGGGCGATGACCGGCGGATCGGGCATCTCCCAGTCCGTCGCCGAGCACGTGCGCCGCATCGCGAAAGAGCTCGGCTACGAACCCGATCTGCACGCCCGCGGCCTCGCCGGCGGACTCGTGCCGACCATCGGCCTGCTCGTCCACGAGATCGGCGACCCCTACTTCTCCGAGATCGCGAGCGGCGTCATCCGCAGCGCGACGCTCGAGAACCGCTCGGTGCAGATCGCCCAGGCCGACCGCACGCCCGAGAGCGAGCTCGCGCAGGTGCAGTCCCTCCGGCGGCAACGCGTCGGCTCGATCATCATCGCGGGGTCCGGATACTCCGACCCCGCGCACGAGGAGCGGATGACGACGGCCCTGGCCGACTTCGCGCAGGCCGGTGGCCGGGCGGCGGCGATCGGCAGGCACCACCTCGCCATCGACTCCGTCCTGCCCGACAACCACGGTGCAGGGGTCTCGATCGGGCGCCATCTCGCCGACCTCGGCCACCGCCGCATCGGCGTGGTCGCCGGGCCCCTCGAGCTCAACACCGTGACCGACCGCATCGCCGGTCTGCGCGAGGGCCTGACCGACGCGGATGCCGAACTCGCCGTCGTCTCGCACGCCTTCACCCGCGAGGGCGGCATGGTCGGCGCCCGCGACCTCCTCGATCGGGGGCTCACGGCGATCGTCGGCCTGAACGACGCCATGGCCATCGGCATCCTCAGCGAACTCCGACAGCACGGCATCCGCGTGCCAGACGACCTCTCGGTCGTCGGCTTCGACGACATCGCCGTCGCCGCCGACGTGGCCCCCGCTCTCACCACCGCGCGCATCCCGATGTTCGAGATGGGACAGCACGCGGTGTCGCTCATCCTCCGGCCGGAGAGCGACGAGCCGCGCACCGTGACGACCACGCACGAGCTGATCGTGCGCGACTCCTCCGGCCCGCCCCGCTCCTGA
- a CDS encoding acetylxylan esterase: MPRFDLDREQLRAYRPDVAEPADFDEFWTTTLASSRAKAEPARLTRVDSPLRTVEVFDVTFSGYEGDPISAWLTRPAGAEEPLPVVVEYNGYNGGRGLPHEHIAWAASGYAHLFMDTRGQGSGWGTGGSTPDPHGTGPSVAGYMTRGILDPADYYYRRVFTDGVLAVDAARGIDGLDPDRVAVTGTSQGGGIAIAVAGLADGLVAVMPDVPFLCHFERAVGMTGRDPYQEIVRYLSVHRDQVDQVFTTLSYFDGVTFAKRATAPALFSVALLDQTCPPSTVYAARNSWAGAADIVDYPFNEHEGGLGEQWLRQARFLAEADGTP; this comes from the coding sequence ATGCCCCGTTTCGATCTCGACCGTGAACAGCTGCGCGCGTATCGCCCCGACGTCGCGGAGCCCGCGGACTTCGACGAGTTCTGGACCACCACGCTCGCGTCCTCCCGCGCCAAGGCCGAACCCGCACGCCTGACCCGCGTCGACTCGCCACTGCGCACCGTGGAGGTCTTCGACGTGACGTTCTCGGGATACGAAGGGGATCCGATCTCCGCCTGGCTGACCCGCCCCGCGGGGGCCGAGGAGCCACTGCCGGTCGTCGTCGAGTACAACGGCTACAACGGCGGACGCGGCCTCCCCCACGAGCACATCGCGTGGGCCGCCTCCGGCTACGCGCACCTCTTCATGGACACCCGGGGTCAGGGGTCCGGCTGGGGAACCGGCGGCAGCACCCCCGACCCGCACGGCACCGGCCCGTCCGTCGCGGGCTACATGACCAGGGGCATCCTCGACCCCGCCGACTACTACTACCGGCGCGTGTTCACCGACGGCGTGCTCGCGGTCGACGCCGCGCGCGGCATCGACGGACTCGATCCCGACCGCGTCGCGGTCACCGGCACGAGCCAGGGCGGCGGCATCGCCATCGCCGTCGCGGGACTCGCCGACGGTCTCGTCGCGGTGATGCCCGACGTGCCGTTCCTGTGCCACTTCGAGCGTGCCGTCGGGATGACGGGGCGCGATCCCTACCAGGAGATCGTGCGGTACCTCTCGGTGCACCGCGACCAGGTCGACCAGGTCTTCACGACGCTCTCGTACTTCGACGGCGTCACCTTCGCGAAGCGCGCGACCGCTCCCGCGCTCTTCTCGGTGGCGCTGCTCGACCAGACCTGCCCGCCCTCGACCGTGTACGCCGCCCGGAACAGCTGGGCCGGCGCCGCGGACATCGTCGACTACCCCTTCAACGAGCACGAAGGCGGCCTGGGCGAGCAGTGGCTGCGCCAGGCACGATTCCTCGCCGAGGCGGACGGGACGCCCTGA
- a CDS encoding carbohydrate ABC transporter permease, with protein sequence MSERRVRPRPVASTVLFVALAVTLVPLLYLFSVSLMGRDETVAGVLWSADPHWSNWGDVLATDIPRSILNSVLAALGGALISLAFAVPGAWAIVRHNAGGRTLGATLMSPWLLPPIVAVVPLLTLLRVIGLNNTLVGLTLVYALVNVPVAVWLLEGFVRRLPVEIEEAARIDGAGSARLLWSVVVPLLLPSLVAIGIIVAILNYNEFLLATFLTQSVDAQTFPVALSLFYGDRTPHFGKIAAASFIGVIPVFAAAVFFQRWLVGGLTAGAVR encoded by the coding sequence ATGAGTGAGCGTCGCGTGCGCCCCCGTCCTGTCGCGAGCACCGTGCTGTTCGTCGCGCTCGCCGTGACGCTCGTGCCGCTGCTGTATCTCTTCTCGGTGTCGCTCATGGGGCGGGACGAGACCGTCGCCGGGGTGCTGTGGAGTGCCGACCCGCACTGGTCGAACTGGGGCGACGTGCTCGCGACCGACATCCCCCGGTCGATCCTCAACTCGGTGCTCGCGGCCCTCGGCGGCGCTCTTATCTCGCTGGCCTTCGCGGTGCCTGGCGCCTGGGCGATCGTGCGGCACAACGCCGGCGGTCGCACGCTCGGCGCGACCCTCATGAGCCCGTGGCTGCTCCCGCCGATCGTCGCGGTGGTGCCGCTGCTCACGCTGCTGCGCGTGATCGGCCTGAACAACACCCTGGTCGGTCTGACCCTCGTGTACGCGCTCGTGAACGTGCCGGTCGCGGTGTGGCTGCTGGAGGGCTTCGTCCGCCGACTGCCCGTCGAGATCGAGGAGGCGGCCCGCATCGACGGCGCGGGATCCGCACGCCTGCTGTGGTCGGTCGTCGTGCCGCTGCTGCTGCCGAGCCTCGTCGCGATCGGCATCATCGTCGCGATCCTCAACTACAACGAGTTCCTGCTGGCGACGTTCCTCACGCAGAGCGTCGACGCGCAGACGTTCCCCGTCGCGCTCTCGCTGTTCTACGGCGACCGCACGCCGCACTTCGGCAAGATCGCCGCAGCGTCGTTCATCGGGGTGATCCCGGTGTTCGCGGCGGCGGTGTTCTTCCAGCGCTGGCTCGTCGGAGGGCTCACCGCGGGCGCGGTGCGCTGA
- a CDS encoding sugar ABC transporter permease, translated as MADTLAAPALTRSARPSGLAPRRAGRRASASVALFTAPTILSIIVLGAYPLLFILAAAFSDSTLGRPFQEWVGTANLESILTDADVVASFARTVGYALVVAVASAVFGVAIAVALERATRSGAVVRTLLLLPLITPPVVVGTLWKLVFNPGGGLLATVLPDVSLAPLSTTAWALPAIGLADVWQWTPLIVILVYAALLTQDPAVREAASLDGAHGIRLFQHITWPAIAGTVVAAFFIRLVIALKVFDLVFVMTSGGPGQASTTTTYLIQQVALKEFDIGRASAITIVFAVIVTAVTLVVAGFARKARHE; from the coding sequence TTGGCTGACACTCTCGCCGCGCCTGCGCTCACGCGTTCCGCCCGCCCGTCCGGCCTCGCGCCGCGACGGGCGGGTCGGCGCGCGTCGGCATCCGTCGCCCTGTTCACCGCGCCGACGATCCTGTCGATCATCGTGCTGGGGGCGTACCCGCTGCTCTTCATCCTCGCCGCGGCCTTCAGCGACTCGACCCTGGGCCGGCCCTTCCAGGAGTGGGTGGGCACGGCGAACCTGGAGAGCATCCTGACGGACGCCGACGTCGTCGCCTCCTTCGCGCGGACGGTCGGCTACGCCCTCGTCGTCGCGGTCGCGAGCGCCGTGTTCGGGGTGGCCATCGCCGTCGCGCTGGAGCGGGCGACGCGGTCGGGAGCGGTCGTGCGCACCCTGCTCCTGCTGCCGCTCATCACTCCGCCGGTGGTCGTCGGCACTCTGTGGAAGCTCGTGTTCAACCCGGGCGGCGGTCTGCTCGCGACCGTGCTCCCCGACGTCTCGCTCGCTCCGCTCTCGACGACGGCCTGGGCGCTGCCCGCGATCGGCCTCGCCGATGTGTGGCAGTGGACGCCGCTCATCGTCATCCTCGTCTACGCCGCACTGCTGACGCAGGACCCCGCCGTCCGCGAAGCGGCCTCGCTCGACGGAGCCCACGGCATCCGCCTCTTCCAGCACATCACGTGGCCCGCGATCGCGGGAACGGTCGTGGCGGCCTTCTTCATCCGCCTCGTCATCGCGCTCAAGGTGTTCGACCTCGTGTTCGTGATGACCTCGGGCGGGCCGGGCCAGGCGTCGACCACGACGACCTATCTCATCCAGCAGGTCGCGCTGAAGGAGTTCGACATCGGCCGGGCGTCGGCCATCACGATCGTCTTCGCGGTCATCGTCACGGCCGTCACGCTCGTCGTCGCCGGCTTCGCTCGGAAGGCCCGTCATGAGTGA
- a CDS encoding sugar ABC transporter substrate-binding protein — protein MSLLPSRRARRLLLGVAGVTAATIAIAGCASQSPDAGGSGADGDFSGQSLNALLITSHEGAGNWLKEHFEEETGAEVNLTIVPYDEIGSTLALDQQSGANTFDVAAPWYVSIGDLAEGGSIQDLTDWIDETPSLETDDFIPSINDTYTLVGDRRYGLPFDGDTHVLFYNTEILERNGITEPPATWDEYLADVKTITENEGADGVYGSAIFGQKSPLILGAAFANRLAGFGGEFVDEDGKPTINSPEAVAAAQALVDAVPYAFPTPAETDFGVGNGAWYDGKVGFIENWTDLGVGSETNPDSKVAGKWGVTTLPVGGDNTEPKASLVAGFTWVIAANTQKTDLAKAFIEYAASSDVNSELIVADPQTGIDPNRESSLESAAYGETYPDLQRVNRTTLSGSLAWPTGENASQAAQILTNELAKLIAGDGGSAQETLDRVQAEWEDILG, from the coding sequence ATGTCCCTTCTTCCGAGCCGTCGCGCTCGCCGTCTGCTTCTCGGCGTCGCCGGCGTCACGGCAGCGACCATCGCCATCGCCGGCTGCGCGTCGCAGTCGCCGGACGCGGGCGGCTCCGGTGCGGACGGCGACTTCTCCGGACAGTCGCTCAACGCCCTGCTGATCACCTCGCACGAGGGAGCGGGCAACTGGCTCAAGGAGCACTTCGAGGAGGAGACGGGCGCCGAGGTGAACCTCACCATCGTGCCCTACGACGAGATCGGCTCGACCCTCGCCCTCGACCAGCAGTCCGGCGCGAACACCTTCGACGTCGCCGCGCCCTGGTACGTGTCGATCGGCGATCTCGCCGAGGGCGGCTCGATCCAGGACCTCACGGACTGGATCGACGAGACGCCGTCGCTCGAGACCGACGACTTCATCCCATCGATCAACGACACGTACACGCTCGTCGGCGACCGCCGCTACGGCCTGCCGTTCGACGGCGACACGCACGTGCTGTTCTACAACACCGAGATCCTCGAGCGGAACGGGATCACTGAGCCGCCGGCGACGTGGGACGAGTACCTCGCCGACGTGAAGACCATCACCGAGAACGAGGGCGCGGACGGCGTCTACGGGTCGGCGATCTTCGGACAGAAGTCGCCGCTGATCCTCGGCGCGGCCTTCGCCAACCGCCTCGCCGGCTTCGGCGGCGAGTTCGTCGACGAGGACGGGAAGCCCACCATCAACTCGCCGGAGGCCGTCGCGGCCGCGCAGGCCCTGGTGGATGCCGTGCCCTACGCATTCCCGACTCCCGCCGAGACCGACTTCGGCGTCGGGAACGGCGCCTGGTACGACGGCAAGGTCGGCTTCATCGAGAACTGGACGGACCTGGGTGTGGGCTCCGAGACGAACCCCGACTCGAAGGTCGCGGGCAAGTGGGGCGTCACGACCCTGCCGGTGGGCGGCGACAACACCGAGCCGAAGGCGTCGCTCGTCGCCGGCTTCACGTGGGTGATCGCCGCGAACACGCAGAAGACCGACCTCGCGAAGGCGTTCATCGAGTACGCCGCGTCGAGCGACGTGAACTCCGAACTCATCGTCGCCGACCCGCAGACCGGCATCGACCCGAACCGCGAGTCGTCGCTGGAGAGCGCCGCCTACGGCGAGACCTACCCCGACCTGCAGCGCGTCAACCGCACGACGCTCAGCGGATCGCTCGCCTGGCCGACGGGGGAGAACGCCTCCCAGGCCGCGCAGATCCTCACCAACGAACTCGCGAAGCTCATCGCGGGCGACGGCGGCTCGGCGCAGGAGACGCTCGACCGCGTGCAGGCCGAGTGGGAAGACATCCTTGGCTGA
- a CDS encoding LLM class flavin-dependent oxidoreductase, translating into MPGRIILNAFDMTCVTHQAPGLWRHPDNQADRYHDLDYWVDLAQTLERGTFDALFIADVLGTYDVYRDSAAAALGDAAQVPLGDPVVQISAMAHATEHLGFGVTVATTYEQPYALARRFSTLDHFTRGRVGWNVVTSYLDSAARNLGLDTQIAHDDRYEIAEEFLDVTYKLWEGSWEDDAVQRDRESGVFTDASRVHPIGHEGRNYRVPGIHLAEPSPQRTPVIFQAGASPRGREFAARHGEAIFINGLRPEVTRPVTDDIRARAEALGRPRDSVSILTLATVIVAATDEEAQAKLDEYRQYVSLEGALALYGGWSGLDLSQFDPDVPLTYVDTDAARSALSIFTKADPERQWTPRDIAHYVGIGGIGPVIVGSAQTVADELERWVEVGGVDGFNLAYVITPGTFEDIVEHLVPELRRRGRVWDEYPDGTLRGRLRGDGSPVVPDWHPAHAYRGAYAGATSALDGTIGEPLDPTDLTDLTDLTDLTEKEDAR; encoded by the coding sequence GTGCCCGGCCGCATCATCCTGAACGCCTTCGACATGACCTGCGTGACCCACCAGGCGCCGGGACTGTGGCGGCACCCCGACAATCAGGCCGACCGGTACCACGACCTCGACTACTGGGTGGACCTCGCCCAGACACTGGAGCGCGGGACCTTCGACGCGCTCTTCATCGCCGACGTGCTCGGTACGTACGACGTCTATCGCGATTCCGCGGCCGCGGCGCTCGGGGATGCCGCGCAGGTGCCGCTCGGCGACCCGGTGGTGCAGATCTCCGCGATGGCGCACGCGACCGAGCACCTGGGCTTCGGCGTCACGGTCGCCACCACCTACGAGCAGCCGTACGCCCTCGCGCGACGGTTCTCGACCCTCGACCACTTCACCCGCGGCCGCGTGGGGTGGAACGTCGTCACCAGCTACCTCGATTCGGCGGCGCGCAACCTCGGCCTCGACACGCAGATCGCCCACGACGACCGCTACGAGATCGCCGAGGAGTTCCTCGACGTCACCTACAAGCTGTGGGAGGGGTCGTGGGAGGACGACGCGGTGCAGCGCGACCGCGAATCCGGCGTCTTCACGGACGCGTCGCGGGTGCACCCGATCGGGCACGAGGGGCGCAACTACCGGGTTCCCGGCATCCACCTCGCCGAGCCGAGTCCGCAGCGCACCCCGGTGATCTTCCAGGCCGGAGCCTCGCCACGTGGCCGCGAGTTCGCGGCCAGGCACGGCGAGGCGATCTTCATCAACGGGCTGCGACCCGAGGTCACCCGCCCCGTCACCGACGACATCCGCGCCCGCGCCGAGGCACTCGGTCGTCCGCGCGACTCGGTGTCGATCCTCACGCTCGCGACGGTCATCGTCGCTGCGACCGACGAGGAGGCGCAGGCCAAGCTCGACGAGTACCGTCAGTACGTCTCGCTCGAGGGCGCACTGGCGCTCTACGGCGGCTGGTCGGGTCTGGACCTGTCGCAGTTCGATCCCGACGTGCCGCTCACCTACGTCGACACGGATGCCGCGCGCTCCGCACTCTCGATCTTCACCAAGGCCGACCCGGAGCGGCAGTGGACGCCTCGCGACATCGCCCACTACGTCGGCATCGGCGGGATCGGCCCCGTCATCGTCGGCAGCGCGCAGACCGTCGCCGACGAACTGGAGCGATGGGTCGAGGTCGGCGGCGTCGACGGCTTCAACCTCGCCTACGTCATCACCCCCGGCACGTTCGAGGACATCGTGGAGCACCTCGTCCCCGAACTGCGCCGTCGCGGTCGTGTCTGGGACGAATATCCCGACGGCACCCTGCGCGGACGCCTGCGCGGCGACGGTTCGCCCGTCGTACCGGACTGGCACCCGGCCCACGCCTACCGCGGCGCCTACGCCGGGGCGACGAGCGCCCTCGACGGCACGATCGGCGAGCCGCTCGACCCCACCGACCTGACCGACCTGACCGACCTGACCGACCTCACCGAGAAGGAGGACGCCCGATGA
- a CDS encoding acyl-CoA dehydrogenase family protein — protein sequence MSVIAETSNRSLWAGTADAAERAHWSAVAERVAAELATDALQRDRANQDPTVELDLLRDAGLVNLLQPAEFGGGGAHWETAFLVIRILSRADASVAQVLAYHYINSGNIGFAADPSVQEEWHRKTIAGRWVWGDSVNPTDPDLELSVDGDGYRLDGVKRFSTGASAGDVVLAAAAVRGGDLDGTVQLVVLDHDRDGIRYLGDWDALGQRLSASGSVRFENVRVEPVDVLGELGDEPFSTLITPGIQLAFGNLYLGIAEGALARGLDIVRARPRAWFLSQADTYRDDPFVQRVVGEFASRIAAVEALADRAGRLFDEVVDEGSGVTAERRGELAIEIAKVKVVSTEVGLEVADRIFEITGSSSARADVGLDLFWRNIRTHSLHDPVDYKKLEVGAWTLNGELQPISLYT from the coding sequence ATGAGCGTCATCGCAGAGACCTCGAACCGCAGCCTCTGGGCGGGCACGGCGGATGCCGCGGAGCGCGCGCACTGGAGCGCGGTCGCCGAGCGCGTCGCCGCAGAGCTCGCGACCGACGCCCTGCAGCGCGATAGGGCGAACCAGGACCCCACGGTCGAACTCGACCTGCTGCGCGACGCCGGCCTCGTGAACCTTCTGCAGCCGGCGGAGTTCGGCGGCGGCGGAGCGCACTGGGAGACGGCGTTCCTCGTGATCCGCATCCTGTCGCGGGCCGACGCGTCCGTCGCCCAGGTGCTCGCGTACCACTACATCAACTCGGGGAACATCGGCTTCGCCGCCGACCCGTCCGTGCAGGAGGAGTGGCACCGCAAGACGATCGCCGGCCGCTGGGTGTGGGGCGACTCGGTCAACCCGACCGACCCCGACCTCGAGCTCTCCGTCGACGGCGACGGCTACCGCCTCGACGGCGTGAAGCGCTTCTCGACGGGCGCCTCGGCCGGAGACGTCGTCCTGGCCGCGGCCGCCGTGCGGGGCGGCGACCTCGACGGCACGGTGCAGCTGGTGGTGCTCGACCACGATCGCGACGGCATCCGCTATCTCGGCGACTGGGATGCTCTCGGGCAGCGCCTCTCGGCGAGCGGCTCCGTCCGGTTCGAGAACGTGCGGGTCGAGCCGGTCGATGTGCTGGGCGAACTCGGCGACGAGCCGTTCTCGACGCTCATCACCCCCGGCATCCAGCTCGCCTTCGGCAACCTCTACCTCGGCATCGCCGAGGGGGCGCTCGCGCGAGGCCTCGACATCGTGCGAGCCCGCCCGCGTGCCTGGTTCCTGAGCCAGGCCGACACCTACCGGGACGACCCGTTCGTGCAGCGCGTGGTCGGCGAGTTCGCCTCGCGCATCGCCGCCGTCGAGGCCCTGGCCGACCGGGCTGGCCGTCTCTTCGACGAGGTCGTCGACGAGGGCTCCGGCGTCACGGCCGAGCGCCGCGGGGAACTCGCCATCGAGATCGCCAAGGTCAAGGTGGTGTCGACGGAGGTGGGCCTCGAGGTCGCCGACCGCATCTTCGAGATCACCGGGTCGAGCTCGGCCCGAGCGGACGTCGGGCTCGACCTGTTCTGGCGGAACATCCGCACGCACTCGCTGCACGACCCGGTCGACTACAAGAAGCTCGAGGTCGGCGCGTGGACGCTGAACGGCGAGCTGCAGCCGATCTCGCTCTACACCTGA
- a CDS encoding acyl-CoA dehydrogenase family protein, with protein MGAQRARLDAARERLRPLFAEIAEGTVEREQEHRLPRSEVEALRAAGFGRLRLPVELGGDGLDWPSFAEILIELAAADSNLPQIFRGHIAYVEHVLASPPGARRDLWLDRLARGELVGNAWSENGAATVGTNATRVSRRADGTWRVDGRKFYTTGSIFAEWIDATVDLDGTTVTALIRREQDGVAVSDDWDGFGQPLTGTGTAVFDDASVDEDDVEPFTARFPFQTAVYQLTLLSVLAGIAAAVERDTVTQLRARTRVYSHGTADRVADDPQVLQIVGELTATTATARALVLDVAREVQHAADSLGTPEAQDAVVAAELRSAHAQIVLTDLVPRAATRLFDTLGASAVRSGTALDRHWRNARTVASHNPWIFKARQLGDHAVNGRVPDFVWAVGAAKTDRGASAPA; from the coding sequence ATGGGCGCGCAGAGGGCGCGACTGGATGCGGCGCGCGAACGCCTGCGTCCGCTGTTCGCGGAGATCGCCGAGGGCACCGTCGAGAGGGAGCAGGAGCACCGACTCCCCCGCTCCGAGGTCGAGGCGCTCCGCGCCGCGGGCTTCGGGCGTCTGCGCCTCCCGGTCGAGCTCGGCGGCGACGGGCTGGACTGGCCGTCGTTCGCGGAAATCCTGATCGAGCTCGCCGCGGCGGACTCCAACCTGCCGCAGATCTTCCGCGGTCACATCGCCTACGTCGAGCACGTGCTCGCTTCTCCCCCTGGTGCACGCCGCGACCTCTGGCTCGACCGCCTCGCGCGGGGAGAGCTGGTCGGCAACGCCTGGTCGGAGAACGGAGCCGCGACCGTGGGCACGAACGCGACCCGCGTCTCGCGCAGAGCCGACGGTACCTGGCGCGTCGACGGCCGCAAGTTCTACACCACGGGCAGCATCTTCGCGGAGTGGATCGACGCTACCGTCGACCTCGACGGCACCACGGTGACGGCGTTGATCCGGCGCGAGCAGGACGGCGTGGCCGTGTCCGACGACTGGGACGGCTTCGGCCAGCCGCTGACCGGTACCGGCACCGCGGTGTTCGACGACGCCTCGGTGGACGAGGACGATGTCGAACCGTTCACTGCACGGTTCCCGTTCCAGACGGCCGTGTACCAGCTCACCCTGCTCTCGGTGCTCGCGGGCATCGCGGCCGCCGTCGAGCGCGACACCGTGACGCAGCTGCGGGCGCGCACCCGGGTCTACAGCCACGGAACAGCCGACCGGGTGGCCGACGATCCGCAGGTGCTGCAGATCGTCGGCGAGCTCACCGCGACGACTGCGACGGCCAGGGCTCTGGTGCTAGACGTCGCCCGCGAGGTGCAGCACGCCGCCGACAGCCTCGGCACCCCGGAGGCGCAGGATGCCGTGGTCGCCGCCGAGCTGCGGTCGGCCCACGCGCAGATCGTGCTCACCGACCTGGTGCCGCGCGCCGCAACCCGCCTCTTCGACACTCTCGGGGCCTCGGCCGTGCGCTCGGGCACGGCGCTCGACCGACACTGGCGCAACGCCCGTACCGTGGCGTCGCACAACCCGTGGATCTTCAAGGCCCGGCAGCTCGGCGACCACGCGGTCAACGGCCGGGTGCCGGACTTCGTCTGGGCGGTCGGGGCCGCGAAGACGGACAGGGGAGCCTCGGCCCCGGCCTGA
- a CDS encoding class I SAM-dependent methyltransferase gives MNERMAATIRLLDRVNAAHPWSHNAAFTPFVLRHARAVRRGGGTRALDIGCGTGALLRRLAGILDEVVGVEPDPATAARARRAVADQPRATVIESAFRPAEFGDETFDLVTLVAVLHHLPLAGTLEAVRPLLRPGGRLVVVGLARETRSDVLRSAVSALLTPVIGLIRHPRRASAPPEGMLAPTSESRETFDEIAAVARGILPGVRMRKRLFWRYTAVWISD, from the coding sequence ATGAACGAGCGGATGGCGGCGACGATCCGGCTCCTGGACCGCGTGAACGCCGCTCACCCGTGGTCTCACAACGCGGCGTTCACGCCGTTCGTCCTCCGGCACGCTCGGGCGGTGCGGCGCGGTGGCGGCACGCGCGCTCTCGACATCGGATGCGGTACGGGCGCCCTCCTTCGCAGGCTCGCCGGGATCCTCGACGAGGTTGTGGGCGTCGAGCCCGACCCCGCGACAGCCGCGCGTGCACGGAGAGCCGTCGCTGACCAGCCCCGCGCGACGGTGATCGAGAGTGCGTTCCGTCCTGCCGAGTTCGGCGACGAGACCTTCGATCTCGTCACGCTCGTCGCCGTGCTCCACCACCTGCCGCTCGCGGGGACTCTCGAAGCGGTGCGACCCCTGCTGCGTCCTGGCGGGCGGCTGGTCGTCGTCGGTCTCGCGCGGGAGACACGCTCCGACGTCCTCCGGTCGGCCGTTTCCGCGTTGCTCACACCGGTGATCGGCCTGATCCGGCATCCTCGTCGTGCGTCCGCTCCGCCGGAAGGCATGCTCGCTCCGACGTCGGAGTCGCGGGAGACCTTCGACGAGATCGCGGCGGTCGCCCGCGGCATCCTTCCCGGTGTGCGGATGCGGAAGCGGCTGTTCTGGCGGTACACCGCCGTCTGGATCTCGGACTGA
- a CDS encoding MarR family transcriptional regulator, whose amino-acid sequence MTDRKLALEAWESLFRAQHELFTEMNADFDHSDLGQAEYDVLLTVTRSPDMSARLRDVTANMLISQPSVSRLVDRMVTRGLVEKCPDPDDGRGALIRATDAGARAFRSVATVHGRSIAARMSVLEDAELRTLRDLAQKLRGR is encoded by the coding sequence ATGACCGATCGCAAGCTCGCCCTCGAGGCCTGGGAGAGCCTGTTCCGCGCACAGCACGAGCTGTTCACCGAGATGAACGCCGACTTCGACCACTCCGACCTCGGACAGGCCGAGTACGACGTGCTCCTCACGGTCACCCGCTCCCCCGACATGTCAGCGCGTCTTCGCGACGTCACCGCCAACATGCTCATCAGCCAGCCGAGCGTCTCGCGCCTCGTCGACCGCATGGTCACGCGGGGACTCGTCGAGAAGTGCCCCGACCCCGATGACGGTCGCGGCGCGCTGATCAGAGCGACGGATGCCGGGGCGAGGGCGTTCCGCAGCGTCGCCACCGTGCATGGCCGATCGATCGCGGCCCGCATGTCGGTGCTCGAGGATGCCGAGCTGCGCACCCTGCGCGACCTGGCGCAGAAGCTCCGCGGGCGCTGA